TTTGAATGGAAATATCGTTGATAATTTTGAAGTGGAGACAGATGTTATTTTTGCTCCTTTAATGAGCAAGGAGATTTTACTGGATGAGTTGAAATCGTCAAATGTCAATTTACTTTTAGCTGCTTCTGATATACGCTTAAGTGAAATTGACCAAAAACTGACTACCACTTCTAGGCTTCCTACGGTAAGTCTTAATGGAGATTATGGTTTTAATAGGTCGCAAAATAACTCTGCATCGTTTTTAGACAGAGCAAACTCTAATGGTTTTACAGGAGGCTTAAGTTTAAACTGGTCGGTTTTTGATGGCGGAATACGCAAGGTGCAAGAGCAGAATGCTAAGATTACCCAACTAAACCAGAAACTTAATTTCGATTTAACGCACCAACAAATCCTTAGAGACTTTGAAAATGCATGGAGCGATTATCAAAACAGACTAGTAATTTGGAAAGCTTTGGAGCAAAACGTGATTACAAGTAAGTTAAACTTTGAGCGTTCAGAAGAACGATATAAACTTCGTCAAATTACCAATTTGGAGTTTCGTCAAGCTCAATCAAACATGATAAATGCCCTTACGGCTCAAAACAGAGCTAAGTTTACCGCAAAACTAAGTGAACTTCAAGTTTACAGTGTGGCTGGTAAGATTCAAGAGGCTATTTACTAGAATCTTGAGGATTGGCTTTTGCTTTAAAAGCATACTAGTCTATACTTATATCCTAATTGAAAACCTATTTCCTAAAGGATTCAGGTTTTCTTTTTGTTAAAGCTCTAAGAGCTTTATTTTTCCTTTATAAAGAGAATACGTTTCTGTGGCAAATAATAGGGCTCTGCTATCCTAAAAGTTATGAAATTGCAACTAAGAATGATATGCTAAACTGTTAGTTTGGTAATAAAGTTGCCAAACTCAGATTAGGATAAAGATTGACCGATTGCAGTTAAATACCTTGAAAAATAGGTTTTAGTTTCAAGAAATTTGACTGAGATAAGGTTGCCAAATAGCGTCAAGGCTTGAAGAAACTTGAGGAGGCTTGAAGCAAGAAGAGGCTCAAGCAAAAGCTTTTGAATGATCTCAAACTAATTTTGAAGAAGGTTTGATAAGCTTTACGGAGTTTAATCAAACTAAACTAAACCTATAAAATGCTAAGTCAAACATTCTTCAAAATAGATATACCCACCATTTCTATAATTTGATTTATGGGTATTACTCAGGGAAATAAAGCAGGCTTATTCAGCCGCCTCTTTCTCCATTCTCTTAAACTCTCTCTGAGATACTAGCACACTTACTTCATAAAGTATATAAAGCGGGATAGCCACTAATATCTGCGAAATCATATCAGGAGAAGGCGTAATGATAGCCGCTACAATAAGTAAAACTACAATAGCGTGCTTTCTATACTCTCTTAAGAATTTTGGCGTAACCACACCCACTTTGGTTAATACAAAGATTGCCATTGGCAATTGGAATGTTATACCACAGGCAAGCGTAAGCGTAGCTAAAACTCCTATATAAGACTGAATGTCAAATTGATTCTCAATACTCGGGTCTATCTGAAAGTTGACTAAGAAGTTGATAGCAAAAGGAGCTACAATGTAATAGCCAAACATAATACCCATGAAGAATAAAAGAGTTACAAAGAATACAGCACCACGGCTGGCTTTTTTCTCTGTCATTTTTAAACCAGGCTTTATGAATCGCCATATTTCCCAGAAAATATAAGGGAATGCAAAAAGCAAACCGATTATAGCAGAGGCCGTAAGAGCCATCATGAACTGTCCAGACACCTCACGACTCATCAATGAGAAGTTTAGCTTATCCACACATAAACTTGGAATACCAACCATGTCTCCTATTTCACAGAGCTTTCTGTAAGTCCAGAATTCTGGTTTAGCAGGTCCTAATATTACTTTATTGAAAATAAAGCCCATAGAAAACCAAGCCCCAATCATGAACACTAAAATGGCTACAATAGCCCTTATTAAATGCCATCTAAGAGCTTCTAGGTGCTCAATGAAGGTCATTTCTGTTCCCTCGTCACCTTCGTTTTCTTCTTCGTCGTCGTATTCTATTTCTGGAGATTGATCTAATGCCATTTTTTATATTTTGAACGGGCCAAATTTAAACAAAAAACCTTGTTGATTTTAAGGTCAACAAGGTTTTAAATAGATTGATTCGATAAAACGTATTATTGAAACAACGGATAGTTTTGCATCCACTCGTTTATCTCTCCTCTTACCGAAGTTATTATAGCGTCATTGTCGTGGTTTGTAAGTACTCTATCTACTAGGCTTACTACTCTTACAAAGTCATCTTCTTTTAATCCTCTAGTGGTCATGGCAGCGGTTCCTATTCTCATACCGCTAGTTACCATGGCTTTAGCATCGTCAAAAGGAACCATGTTTTTATTCACAGTAATGTCAGCCTTGATAAGTGTATTTTCAGCTAGTTTACCAGTGATACCCTTAGGTCTAAGGTCAATAAGAGCCAAATGATTATCTGTACCGCCTGAAATTACTTTATATCCTTTTTTGACAAACTCTTCAGCCATTACCTTGGCGTTTTTCTGAACTTGTACTACATAGTCTTTATATTGATCTGTAAGAGCTTCGCCAAAAGCAACAGCCTTACCTGCAATAGCGTGCTCTAAAGGGCCACCTTGCGTACCAGGGAAAACGCCTGAGTCAAGTAAAGAAGACATTGTTCTGATTTTACCTTTCATGGTAGTTTTACCATATGGGTTTTCGAAATCATTACGCATCATAATTACACCACCACGAGTACCTCTTAAAGTTTTGTGCGTAGTAGTGGTCACTATATGACAGTGATCAAATGGGTCAGCCAAAAGACCTTTAGCAATCAAACCAGCTGGGTGAGAGATGTCAGCTAATAGAATAGCACCTACCTTATCAGCAATGTTTCTTAATCTTGCATAATCCCAGTCTCTTGAATAAGCAGATGCTCCGCAAATAATCAATTTAGGATTTTCGGCAATAGCTTTTTGCTCTACTTTGTCCCAATCAATAAGACCAGTTTCTTTTTCAACACCGTAAAAGTGAGGCTCAAAATATTTACCAGAAATATTAACTTTAGAACCATGAGAAAGGTGTCCGCCATGAGAAAGGTCAAAACCTAATATTTTATCACCTGGGTTTAAGCAAGCCAAAAATACTGCGGTGTTAGCCTGTGCTCCTGAGTGAGGTTGTACGTTTGCCCAAGTAAGACCAAAAAGCTCTTTAAGTCTGTCAATGGCCAATGTTTCTATTTCATCCACTACTTCACAGCCACCATAGTAACGTTTGCCAGGAAGTCCTTCGGCGTATTTGTTAGTTAAAACACTGCCTGTAGCTTCCATTACCTGTTCAGAAACGAAGTTTTCAGAAGCAATAAGCTCAATGCCGTGAAGCTGTCTTTTATGCTCTTTAGTAATAAGGTCAAAAATGGTGTTATCTCTAGAAATTGAAGTAGCCATTAAAACAAAAATTTGAGGTTGTAATAATATATATAATATTCACTGAAATTCAGATGCAAAAATACTTGATAGTTCCTTAACAATATGAATGATACAGTTTCTTTTTAATTTAAAAACCGCTATTTGAATCATCTTCCGCTTGCTCGCTTAGGCTTTCTTCCACTTCAGCTAATGCAGCATTAGAAGGCTCAGGCTCTGCGGCTACTACTTCATTCACTGGTTTGAAATTACCTTGAGAAAGAATTTGTTCTGGAGTTTGCTCGTAAGGAATCACTTCAAGAATCTTAGTGACATTAATGTCAGAAATGATGTAATCTTCTACACTACCCAGCCTTTCTTTAAGCGACTCATACGCATGTTTAATGTCTTTAGCATTCATTAACATTACCACGGCAGTTTTTTTCTCTGTTTTGGTTTTTTCATCAAAAATGATGTACTGAACACGGCACTTAAACCAAAGCTCTTCTTCCACTTCTTGCGTGAAAACCTCTACCAGCTTCATTTTAGTGATAGAAAACAATTGGAAATCCTGACGGCCATTGGCCAAATACTGATACCCTCTGGTTTCTGCATCTGTATAAGAAACTGCATCAAAAAGATAAGCCTCTGTTACGTTAATTACTTTGTCGCCTTCGGCAACTTGTTGAAATTTTATTTTGACTTGAAACCAAGAAGTGTTCATAAGAATAGATTCAATGTGTTAAAAAATGAAGCTGCAAAATTAAGGTTTCAAAGCCAATTTAGTATCCTAAAATTTGAATAAAACCGAAGGTTTTTGCTCACTAGCTTTCGGTCACGGCTTGAATCATATTTGCATTTCACTTTTAAGATAAGTTTGATTTTAAAACTTTATTTTTGCGACTCATTTCCAGTTTAAAAGAATGTCTAGAGAAAAAATATTTTTCACGCCTGGTCCATCAGAGTTGTACCCAAAATTCGAAGAGTTTTTAAAAGACTTTGTCGATAACCAGTTTGGCTCCATTTCGCACCGAAGTGCAGCTTTTAAAAAGATTTGTCAACATACTGACGAGCAGCTTAGAGAACTTCTGGCTATTCCGGCAGAAAATGCAGTGATGTTTACAGGTTCAGCCTCCGAGATTTGGGAAAGAATACTGATGAACTGTACAGAATTAGAGACATTCCATTTAGTGAATGGTTCTTTCTCAAAGAAATTTTATAGCTATGCTCAATCAATAGGAAGGCACGCTCATAAATTTGAAAAACCTATGGGTGAGGGTTTTTCTTATTCAGAAATCAAGGTTCCTGAGTATGCAGAGCTAATTTCTACTACACAAAATGAAACCAGTACAGGTGTTCAGATGCCTGAGGCTGATATTCATAAATTGAAGAAGAACAATCCGAAAAAAATAGTTTCGGTAGACATGGTTTCTTCTGCACCAATTCCAGACATAGATTTAAGTTTGGTGGATACTGCTTATTTTTCAATTCAAAAATCTTTTGGCTTACCTGCTGGTTTAGGTGTTTGGATAGCTAATGAGTATTGTTTGGAAAGGGCAGAAGCTATAAATAAAAAAGGAAGTATAGGTTCGCACCATACTTTGCCAGAGCTTTGGGCACAAAGTAGGGCTTTCCAAACGCCATCTACGCCAAATGTCATGGCTATTTATCTTTTAGGTAGAGTAGCAGAAGATATGAACAGGAGAGGTAGAGCTACGCTTCAAAAGGAAGTTGACCAAAAAGCGAAAAAACTATATTCTTATTTTGAAAAGAAGGATGGTTTCTCGCTTGGAGTGGCCAAACCAGAGCATAGGTCTAGAACTGTGGCTGTAATTAATACGGAGAGAGCATCGTCAGAAGTTATTGCAGCTTTAAAAGAGAAGAATTTGATTATTGGAGCTGGTTATGGTCCCAATAAGGAGTCTCAAATCAGAATTGCGAATTTTATAGCAAATACGCCAGAGCAGATTGATACGCTTTTAAACGCTTTTGAAGAGTTATTTTGATAAAGGTTTAGGCTGTCACTATAAGTCCTTTAGCTATTTTAATAAAATTTCAATTCATTGTTTTTGTAAAAGAAAAGATTTCTTATCTTTGCAGCCCGTTATAAGAAAAATATTTGTTTTTAAAGATATATAGTAATGCAAAAAGACATTCATCCAAATTATAGAGAAGTGGTTTTCTGGGATCTTTCTTCTGATCACAAATTCATCACTCGTTCTTGTGTAGAATCAGCTGAAACCATCACTTGGGAAGATGGCAAAGAATATCCTGTATGTAAAGTAGAGGTTAGCTCTAAGTCTCACCCTTTTTACACAGGTAAAAACGTATTATTAGATACTGCAGGACGTGTTGACAAGTTCAAGAAACGTTACGGTATGAAGTAATTCTTCTTTTACGAAGAATTAAAGGCCTTCTCTACTGATGTTAATCAGCTAGAGAAGGCTTTTTTACTTTCCAGTAATGGTTCAACACCAAGGAAAGGATAATTAGGCCGGCTCCTACATAAAAGCCAGAGGTCATCTTCTCTTCTGTTCCAAAAACTAGCCAGGCTAGTACTATTCCGTAAATAGGCTCCATGTTTATCACAAGGTTTACAGAGAAAGCAGATAATGTTTTAAGTAACCTTACCAATTCTAGGTAAGGCAAAACTGTACACAAAAGACTGAGTATAATTAGATACATAGCATCAATCTTTGTAATGTTCATTGATTCCATTTCAATGGCTCCCGAGTTTAGTCTAAACACTATGACCAAAAGTGAGATCAAGAATGCTCCACTCAGCTGAAAGAAGTTAATGGTAATGGAACTATGACTTTTAGTAAAGTGCACATTAGCCACAGAATAAATAGAAGCGAGGATAGCTCCAATTAGGCCAACCAAAATAGCAAGACTATGTTCTTGCTCAAACTGGA
This sequence is a window from Arcticibacterium luteifluviistationis. Protein-coding genes within it:
- a CDS encoding type B 50S ribosomal protein L31, which encodes MQKDIHPNYREVVFWDLSSDHKFITRSCVESAETITWEDGKEYPVCKVEVSSKSHPFYTGKNVLLDTAGRVDKFKKRYGMK
- a CDS encoding aminotransferase class V-fold PLP-dependent enzyme, which encodes MSREKIFFTPGPSELYPKFEEFLKDFVDNQFGSISHRSAAFKKICQHTDEQLRELLAIPAENAVMFTGSASEIWERILMNCTELETFHLVNGSFSKKFYSYAQSIGRHAHKFEKPMGEGFSYSEIKVPEYAELISTTQNETSTGVQMPEADIHKLKKNNPKKIVSVDMVSSAPIPDIDLSLVDTAYFSIQKSFGLPAGLGVWIANEYCLERAEAINKKGSIGSHHTLPELWAQSRAFQTPSTPNVMAIYLLGRVAEDMNRRGRATLQKEVDQKAKKLYSYFEKKDGFSLGVAKPEHRSRTVAVINTERASSEVIAALKEKNLIIGAGYGPNKESQIRIANFIANTPEQIDTLLNAFEELF
- a CDS encoding TolC family protein gives rise to the protein MRIKGFIVLLASLSFFDGQSQGFLTKEEAIQIALEKNFNIKIAKNNIDIAEANTSKANLGFNPTVTATAGANYNLDNSKAIFQSGAETDLAFAASNSASTSIGINYVLFDGFNRQYNLERNLQTWSASQLNARFALESVLLQLFNAYYEVARIEVDYENLVEILAISKERLARAKVSYDYGVSTLLDISNAEVDVNTDSIAILDQQQLLANARHNLNFVLNGNIVDNFEVETDVIFAPLMSKEILLDELKSSNVNLLLAASDIRLSEIDQKLTTTSRLPTVSLNGDYGFNRSQNNSASFLDRANSNGFTGGLSLNWSVFDGGIRKVQEQNAKITQLNQKLNFDLTHQQILRDFENAWSDYQNRLVIWKALEQNVITSKLNFERSEERYKLRQITNLEFRQAQSNMINALTAQNRAKFTAKLSELQVYSVAGKIQEAIY
- a CDS encoding DMT family transporter, whose product is MINPKSDYLKLHGVVLLFSITAILGKLISTSTVSMVLYRTLLASLIFGGIFLYKGHTQVNKKDILKLLSVGAILGVHWFCFFGSARLSTVSLSLVTMSTTAFFTSIIEPISQKKSIQMKELVLGLMVVFGMGIIFQFEQEHSLAILVGLIGAILASIYSVANVHFTKSHSSITINFFQLSGAFLISLLVIVFRLNSGAIEMESMNITKIDAMYLIILSLLCTVLPYLELVRLLKTLSAFSVNLVINMEPIYGIVLAWLVFGTEEKMTSGFYVGAGLIILSLVLNHYWKVKKPSLAD
- the tatC gene encoding twin-arginine translocase subunit TatC codes for the protein MALDQSPEIEYDDEEENEGDEGTEMTFIEHLEALRWHLIRAIVAILVFMIGAWFSMGFIFNKVILGPAKPEFWTYRKLCEIGDMVGIPSLCVDKLNFSLMSREVSGQFMMALTASAIIGLLFAFPYIFWEIWRFIKPGLKMTEKKASRGAVFFVTLLFFMGIMFGYYIVAPFAINFLVNFQIDPSIENQFDIQSYIGVLATLTLACGITFQLPMAIFVLTKVGVVTPKFLREYRKHAIVVLLIVAAIITPSPDMISQILVAIPLYILYEVSVLVSQREFKRMEKEAAE
- a CDS encoding DUF4494 domain-containing protein — its product is MNTSWFQVKIKFQQVAEGDKVINVTEAYLFDAVSYTDAETRGYQYLANGRQDFQLFSITKMKLVEVFTQEVEEELWFKCRVQYIIFDEKTKTEKKTAVVMLMNAKDIKHAYESLKERLGSVEDYIISDINVTKILEVIPYEQTPEQILSQGNFKPVNEVVAAEPEPSNAALAEVEESLSEQAEDDSNSGF
- the glyA gene encoding serine hydroxymethyltransferase, with protein sequence MATSISRDNTIFDLITKEHKRQLHGIELIASENFVSEQVMEATGSVLTNKYAEGLPGKRYYGGCEVVDEIETLAIDRLKELFGLTWANVQPHSGAQANTAVFLACLNPGDKILGFDLSHGGHLSHGSKVNISGKYFEPHFYGVEKETGLIDWDKVEQKAIAENPKLIICGASAYSRDWDYARLRNIADKVGAILLADISHPAGLIAKGLLADPFDHCHIVTTTTHKTLRGTRGGVIMMRNDFENPYGKTTMKGKIRTMSSLLDSGVFPGTQGGPLEHAIAGKAVAFGEALTDQYKDYVVQVQKNAKVMAEEFVKKGYKVISGGTDNHLALIDLRPKGITGKLAENTLIKADITVNKNMVPFDDAKAMVTSGMRIGTAAMTTRGLKEDDFVRVVSLVDRVLTNHDNDAIITSVRGEINEWMQNYPLFQ